TCAGCTTGATAAAGTCGTGCTGCCCCGCCCATAGTTCAAGCTCCATAAGGATTATCGATGCAACCCCTTTACGGCGGTAGTCCTTGCGGACGTACATTCGTTTTATTTCGGCAGTGCTATCGTCGAAGGGCTTAAAGCAGCCAAAGCCGACGGGCGTATCGCCATCGTAGGCAACGATTACCGTGTCGATGTAGCTTTGCGGAGTGTCGTAGCGGTCGCAGCGTTGCTGGATGCTATCGTCGCGTTGGCTAAGCTCGGCTTCGAGTTCGGCTTCGAGCATCCGAAAGGTGGGGTCGTTGCTGTTGGTTCTAGTGTTTCTTAGGTTCATGTGCTGAAGTTGTTTTTCAAGCGTAATATACGTAAAAATGATATCGTGTGGTGTTATGTGAAAATAAAAGAGGAGGGGATTCCCCTCCTCTTTTTCTTGTTTTCGAAGACCTGCTTTTATGCAGATTCCGATATGGTTATTTTTACTCAGGACTTCAACTTATATTCTAAAACAATCCTTAATGGCCTCTCCGTAGTTTCGGCCCGACACTATGCGGGAGTGTTTGGTGTCGTTTAGGATGAAGACGAATCGGGCACCGAGGTAGCGCTGCAGCTCGTGTACCATCTGGGTGTTGATGATGGTCGACTTGTGAATCCTTAGGAAATGCTCGGGAAGAGACTCCTCTAGCTCCTTTAGCGATTGGTCGATTACGTGCTCCCTACCATCGCGGGTGAAGATGGAGACGTACTTATCACCCGACATGAAGTAGGAGACCTCGTTTACCGATACCAGCGTGATGCGCTCGCCGTGCCTTACGGGAATGGTGGCAATTCGTCGACGTTCCTGTTGTGGCTGCATCTGCCTAATTAAGGCCGATATGTCGGTAAGGGTAACCTTTTGCTCCATCCTCTCGAGTTTCTGGACCGTGAGGGCAATGCGCTCGGGGCTGACTGGCTTAAGCAGGTAGTCGATGCTCAGCGTGTTGAAGGCTTCCAGCGCATACCTGTCGTAGGCAGTGCAGAATACTACCATAGGCAGATGCTTTACCTGCTGCATAACTTCCAATCCGTTGAGGAGAGGCATCTGGATATCGAGAAAGATGAGGTCGGGGCGCTCGCGCTCGATTAGGTCTACGGCAGTAGCACCGTCGGCGGCTTCGCCAACGATGCTAATATGGTTGTGGTAGGGGCTCAGAAGCAGCCTTAGCCTTTCGCGAGCGAGTGGCTCGTCGTCGATAAGGAGTGTTTGTAGTGGCATTGGCGTTTATTTTTCCGTTGGAATGGTTATGGTTACTTTTTTGGTTGGCAGGTTGGTCCACGATAGCTCGGCATCGCTATCGTAGAGCAGCTGCAGCCGCTCGATGATGTTCTGTAAGCCGAAACCTGCTATTGGTGCATCGGGGAAGACTGGGCCGTTATCCTCTACGGTGATGGTAAGCCTACCTTCGTCTACCTTAGCAACGATGTGGATGAAACCTTCGCCTGATATCTTCGATATGCCATGCTTAATGGCGTTCTCTACCAGTGGCTGAACGATAAGGCGGGGAATAGAGCAGGTGCTTGCCTGTTCATCCATCTCGATGGTGCTGCTGAGC
This window of the uncultured Acetobacteroides sp. genome carries:
- a CDS encoding LytTR family DNA-binding domain-containing protein is translated as MPLQTLLIDDEPLARERLRLLLSPYHNHISIVGEAADGATAVDLIERERPDLIFLDIQMPLLNGLEVMQQVKHLPMVVFCTAYDRYALEAFNTLSIDYLLKPVSPERIALTVQKLERMEQKVTLTDISALIRQMQPQQERRRIATIPVRHGERITLVSVNEVSYFMSGDKYVSIFTRDGREHVIDQSLKELEESLPEHFLRIHKSTIINTQMVHELQRYLGARFVFILNDTKHSRIVSGRNYGEAIKDCFRI
- a CDS encoding GNAT family N-acetyltransferase produces the protein MNLRNTRTNSNDPTFRMLEAELEAELSQRDDSIQQRCDRYDTPQSYIDTVIVAYDGDTPVGFGCFKPFDDSTAEIKRMYVRKDYRRKGVASIILMELELWAGQHDFIKLILQTSTKQPEAMQLYAKFGYKQIASYGMYANIASSVGMQKLILE